A window of Halovivax gelatinilyticus genomic DNA:
TCTCGGAGGAGTTCATACCGAAACCGACGTCAAAATCGGGTAAAAGGCGTCCGCCGGCACGTCCCACTCCACGGCGCCGAAGGAGCCTCTGCTACCGTCTCCGCGTCCGCCCTCACCCGCCGTAGACCGATGGAACGAGCCGAAACGTCGCCGTCCCGTCGACCGGCGTCTCGAGCCCGTCGACGTGTCTGACGTCCCGTCCGTCCCGGGTGACGACGGTCTTTCCCGCGAGGTCGTCGCCGTCGACGAGTCGCCCCTCGAGCGAGGGATAGCTCGCTTCGAGGTCACGGAGTAACTCGCCGACCGTCTCGGCCGCCGTTTCGACGACGACGGTCTTCTCCCCGACCGACTCGCGAAACGGTCCGAAAAAGACGCACTCGACCTTCACAGGAGCCAGGTGTACCTCCATCGGCATGTACGCTCCGATCGGTGGTCACGTCTACCGACGTTCTGTTTCTCCAGGGACCGAAAAAACGATGGATAGTGACCGATCGAGGAATTTCGATCGGACTCACGACGGCGTGATCCGCTCCCAGAACGCCTTCATGTCCGAGGCCGTCGACATCGCCTCGAGTTCCCGGTAGGCCGACTCCTCTTCGTCGTGATTCGCTTCGAGCGGATCGGTGATCGCGTCGTCGTACTCGAGTCGGTTGGCCATCATCAGGAGACCCTCGTAGCCCGTCATCTCTACGCGTTCGGTCGTCATCCCGCCGATCATGTAAGCCATATCCCGCATTCCGTCGTCGTCGATCGCGTCGTCCATCGACTCCCGTTCGCGTTTCA
This region includes:
- a CDS encoding ubiquitin-like small modifier protein 1 is translated as MKVECVFFGPFRESVGEKTVVVETAAETVGELLRDLEASYPSLEGRLVDGDDLAGKTVVTRDGRDVRHVDGLETPVDGTATFRLVPSVYGG
- a CDS encoding ferritin-like domain-containing protein, yielding MHSLEDMFEQKLRQQYYAETQLVEELDHMARRASNDRLSDGLAEHRDETREHVSRLESVFDEIGSTPAPTEDAVVDGMKRERESMDDAIDDDGMRDMAYMIGGMTTERVEMTGYEGLLMMANRLEYDDAITDPLEANHDEEESAYRELEAMSTASDMKAFWERITPS